The Terriglobus tenax genome contains a region encoding:
- the ndk gene encoding nucleoside-diphosphate kinase, protein MSQRTFSIIKPDAVRKGYAGAILAEIEKAGFKIVSIKKISISKTQAEGFYYVHKERGFFGELTDFMSSGAIIPMVLEKDNAIADLRKLMGATDPAKAEEGTIRKQFAASIGENAIHGSDAEETAAFEIGYFFAGLELV, encoded by the coding sequence ATGTCACAGCGCACATTCAGCATCATCAAGCCCGACGCCGTCCGTAAGGGATACGCCGGCGCCATTCTGGCCGAAATTGAGAAGGCCGGATTCAAGATTGTTTCCATCAAGAAGATTTCCATCTCGAAGACGCAGGCCGAGGGCTTCTACTACGTTCACAAGGAGCGCGGCTTCTTTGGCGAACTGACCGACTTTATGAGCTCGGGCGCGATTATCCCGATGGTCCTGGAGAAGGACAACGCGATTGCCGACCTGCGCAAGCTGATGGGCGCCACCGATCCGGCGAAGGCCGAAGAGGGCACCATCCGCAAGCAGTTTGCCGCTTCGATCGGCGAGAACGCCATCCACGGCTCGGATGCCGAGGAGACGGCCGCGTTTGAGATCGGCTACTTCTTTGCCGGCCTGGAACTGGTCTAA
- a CDS encoding quinone oxidoreductase family protein codes for MQAAVVDTFSAPPRFGQFRNPEPGPGEVLIRVRAAALSNLVRAQAAGKHYSSGNELPLVPGNDGVGTLPDGSRVYFLFPRAPFGSMAEYTAVQKDRIIPIPETLDDATAAALANPGMASWGALLGRARFHSGESVLINGATGVAGQQAVQAAKLLGASRIIATGRNQQTLEELLTLGATETIALTDDDAETQQRLQATLATSKPDVVLDYLWGSSALSILKSLAGKGAVYGEPRIRFIQIGSASGEEIALPAHLLRSSGIELLGSGLGSLSLKEILSALEVQYRHAASGQLTIDTELLPLAQVADAWSHKESGTRTVLTL; via the coding sequence ATGCAAGCCGCCGTCGTCGACACCTTCTCCGCCCCTCCCCGCTTCGGCCAGTTCCGCAACCCCGAACCCGGCCCCGGCGAAGTCCTGATCCGCGTCCGCGCCGCCGCGCTCAGCAACCTGGTGCGCGCCCAGGCCGCCGGAAAGCACTACTCCAGCGGCAACGAACTTCCCCTCGTTCCCGGCAACGACGGCGTCGGCACCCTCCCCGACGGCTCCCGTGTCTACTTCCTCTTTCCACGCGCGCCCTTCGGCTCCATGGCCGAGTACACCGCCGTGCAGAAAGACCGCATCATTCCCATTCCAGAGACACTCGACGATGCCACAGCCGCCGCGCTGGCCAACCCCGGCATGGCCAGTTGGGGAGCCCTCCTCGGCCGCGCCCGCTTCCACAGCGGCGAATCGGTCCTCATCAACGGAGCCACCGGGGTCGCCGGACAGCAGGCCGTGCAGGCCGCAAAGCTCCTCGGCGCCTCGCGCATCATTGCCACCGGACGCAATCAGCAGACACTCGAAGAACTTCTCACCCTCGGCGCAACCGAAACCATCGCACTCACCGACGACGACGCAGAGACACAGCAACGCCTGCAGGCCACCCTCGCCACCAGCAAACCTGATGTTGTTCTCGATTACCTCTGGGGCTCAAGCGCACTCTCCATTCTGAAGAGCCTCGCCGGCAAAGGCGCCGTCTATGGAGAGCCACGTATCCGCTTCATCCAGATCGGCTCAGCCTCCGGCGAAGAGATCGCCCTGCCCGCCCACCTTCTCCGCAGCTCCGGTATCGAGCTGCTTGGCAGCGGCCTCGGCAGCCTTTCCCTGAAGGAGATCCTTTCGGCCCTCGAAGTCCAGTACCGTCACGCCGCCAGCGGACAACTCACCATCGACACGGAACTGCTTCCCCTCGCACAGGTAGCCGACGCCTGGAGCCACAAGGAAAGCGGAACCCGCACCGTCCTCACCCTGTAA
- a CDS encoding CRISPR-associated endonuclease Cas3'' — MVYAHSRKDGNSLPWQELSEHLNQVGRLAQSFSPKQLAELARVAGLWHDIGKFNPAFQQYIGQNPELSNEAFPTPQAKSVPHSAAGAALALERLPNTVAGQMLALVIAAHHGALKSGRFIDTIQASGTPLLQASRTGGLPLEFEQQTPSFPGTPSALAVRMLFSALVDADLLNTEEWDTGASRPTSYSDITTLRNRLDAFCLAKIETAQATASTEKEKRLAAMRRSVLEACILAADTSPGHFTMTVPTGGGKTLSGLAFALHHAERNGMSRVIVVAPYTSILEQTADVYRQALGAENVIEHHSNIGPNLDTDRNRQACENWDAPIIVTTSVQLLESLHAAHKRDCRKLHRVANSVILLDEVQTFPVDLLQPIHAALKRLADDFHVTVVHGTATQPLMAGVHGKRNRSVLPKELAVPMREIMPDPASLFNAMRDRFTLEIFGELQQPLDPALLAEDVKKQGSALVITHSRKDARLLADLLGPQCLHLSAAMCAAHRSDVLREARQRLDISQPCTIVATQLVEAGVDIDFPVVYRALAGLETLAQAAGRCNRAMKLPQPGRFIVYRAGRPNDTDEDIVDSRPPRGTPQLSMEVALTEYFARGIPNLHDPMLFPGYAGKVLSMQDTDRHGIRTLEDEGDFEEVATHFRMIEETHISVVAPYGDAPRLLRELQQQGPTRQRFRALQRYTVGLSKTIFDALFRSGWLEPVLQQDTADASLWCVREGDTSPYDERFGFASRERDVKLPNLQA; from the coding sequence ATGGTGTATGCCCACAGCAGAAAAGACGGCAACTCGCTCCCATGGCAAGAGCTATCGGAGCATCTGAATCAGGTCGGACGCCTTGCCCAGTCCTTCTCTCCGAAGCAGCTTGCGGAACTCGCCAGGGTCGCTGGCCTATGGCACGACATCGGCAAGTTCAATCCCGCCTTTCAGCAATACATAGGCCAAAATCCTGAGCTTTCCAACGAAGCCTTCCCCACTCCACAAGCAAAAAGCGTTCCGCATTCTGCCGCAGGTGCGGCTCTGGCCCTGGAGCGTCTGCCAAATACCGTCGCCGGCCAAATGCTTGCGCTCGTCATCGCCGCGCATCATGGAGCGCTCAAGTCCGGGCGCTTCATCGACACGATCCAGGCATCGGGAACCCCACTCCTACAAGCCTCTCGCACTGGTGGACTTCCCTTAGAGTTTGAACAACAAACGCCCTCGTTTCCAGGAACGCCCTCCGCGCTTGCGGTTCGTATGCTGTTCTCCGCCCTGGTGGATGCAGACCTGCTGAACACGGAAGAGTGGGATACCGGTGCATCACGGCCAACCAGCTACAGCGACATCACAACACTGCGCAATCGCCTGGATGCATTCTGCCTCGCGAAGATAGAAACCGCGCAAGCCACAGCGTCTACTGAAAAAGAAAAGCGCCTCGCAGCCATGCGCCGCAGCGTCTTGGAAGCCTGCATTCTTGCTGCGGATACATCTCCAGGCCACTTCACCATGACCGTTCCGACCGGCGGCGGGAAGACGCTCAGCGGACTCGCCTTCGCCCTGCATCACGCCGAACGTAATGGCATGAGCCGCGTGATCGTCGTCGCCCCCTACACCTCCATCCTGGAGCAGACGGCCGACGTGTACCGCCAGGCCCTGGGCGCGGAAAACGTGATCGAGCACCACAGCAACATCGGCCCCAACCTGGATACCGACCGAAACCGGCAGGCCTGCGAAAATTGGGACGCTCCAATCATTGTCACCACCAGCGTGCAACTGCTGGAAAGCCTGCACGCCGCGCACAAGCGCGACTGCCGCAAGCTGCACCGTGTGGCCAACAGCGTTATCCTCCTCGATGAAGTCCAGACCTTCCCCGTCGATCTTCTGCAGCCCATTCACGCCGCGCTCAAGCGGCTGGCCGACGACTTCCACGTCACCGTGGTCCACGGCACGGCCACACAGCCTCTCATGGCCGGCGTCCATGGCAAACGCAACCGGTCTGTTCTCCCAAAAGAACTTGCCGTCCCCATGCGCGAGATCATGCCCGATCCCGCCTCTCTGTTCAACGCCATGCGCGACCGCTTCACCCTGGAGATCTTCGGCGAGTTGCAACAACCGCTGGACCCCGCTTTGCTGGCCGAAGACGTCAAGAAACAGGGCAGCGCCCTGGTGATTACCCATAGCCGCAAGGACGCGCGTCTCCTCGCGGACCTGCTTGGCCCGCAGTGCCTGCACCTCTCCGCCGCCATGTGCGCTGCGCATCGCTCGGACGTCCTGCGCGAAGCCAGGCAGCGGCTGGATATCAGCCAGCCATGCACCATCGTTGCCACCCAGCTTGTCGAAGCCGGAGTCGATATCGACTTCCCCGTCGTCTACCGCGCTCTTGCCGGACTCGAAACACTCGCTCAGGCCGCGGGACGTTGCAATCGCGCCATGAAGCTGCCGCAGCCAGGCCGCTTCATTGTCTACCGCGCCGGCAGGCCAAATGATACCGATGAAGACATCGTCGACTCCCGTCCTCCCCGCGGAACGCCGCAACTCAGTATGGAAGTCGCGCTGACTGAGTACTTCGCCCGCGGCATACCCAACCTGCACGATCCCATGCTCTTTCCCGGATATGCAGGAAAGGTTTTAAGCATGCAGGATACGGACCGTCACGGGATCCGCACACTGGAAGACGAAGGAGACTTCGAGGAGGTAGCCACGCACTTCCGCATGATCGAGGAGACCCACATCTCCGTGGTCGCCCCCTATGGCGATGCACCACGACTCCTCCGCGAACTGCAGCAGCAAGGCCCCACGCGCCAGCGCTTCCGTGCCTTGCAGCGCTACACGGTAGGCCTCAGCAAAACCATCTTCGATGCACTCTTCCGCTCAGGATGGCTGGAACCCGTGCTCCAGCAGGACACCGCCGATGCCTCTCTATGGTGCGTGCGGGAAGGCGATACATCACCCTATGACGAGCGGTTTGGCTTCGCCAGCCGCGAGAGGGATGTGAAGCTGCCTAACTTACAGGCCTAA
- a CDS encoding SGNH/GDSL hydrolase family protein: MTLRQTVHISQGGDTLRITLTNEFGTEPLTLSAASVAFFSAGDAIVDGTARPVTFSGSPSVTIAPGKFVTSDNIRLKLPIFSDLTVSLELPQQSIPTLTEHPLANQTNYLAQGNLAAAANLPDSRKEIRNWIFLKDLQVPSPGKRSGAIVTFGDSITDGARMSLNSNHRWPDFLAARLTTNKKTKNLGILNEGISGNRILHDIAGPRALDRFDRDVLAAPGVQYLVILEGINDIGRTYLPRPGAKPGEEAVTAQQIIDGLKTLVDRAHARQIKVIGATLTPFEGAPYFTGPEGENDRQAINTWIRTSGTFDGVIDFDKTVRDPAAPTKFLKKADSGDHLHPGDLGYQRMADGIDLKLFTK, translated from the coding sequence ATGACGCTTCGGCAGACGGTCCATATCAGCCAGGGCGGAGACACGCTGCGCATCACGCTCACCAACGAGTTCGGCACCGAACCGCTCACCCTCTCCGCCGCCTCGGTCGCCTTCTTCAGCGCCGGCGATGCCATCGTCGACGGTACAGCACGCCCGGTCACCTTCTCCGGCTCGCCCAGCGTTACAATCGCCCCGGGCAAGTTCGTCACCAGCGATAACATCCGCCTCAAGCTGCCCATCTTCTCTGACCTCACCGTCAGCCTCGAACTGCCGCAGCAGTCCATTCCCACGCTCACCGAGCATCCGCTGGCCAACCAGACCAACTACCTCGCGCAGGGAAATCTCGCTGCCGCCGCCAACCTGCCGGACTCCAGGAAAGAGATCCGCAACTGGATCTTCCTCAAAGACCTCCAGGTTCCCTCCCCCGGCAAGCGCTCCGGCGCCATCGTCACCTTCGGCGACTCCATCACCGACGGCGCCCGCATGTCGCTCAACAGCAACCACCGCTGGCCCGACTTTCTCGCCGCCCGTCTCACCACCAACAAGAAAACGAAGAACCTCGGCATCCTGAACGAAGGCATCAGCGGCAACCGTATCCTGCATGACATCGCCGGCCCGCGCGCTCTGGACCGCTTCGACCGCGATGTGCTCGCAGCCCCCGGCGTCCAGTACCTGGTCATCCTTGAAGGCATCAACGACATCGGCCGCACCTACCTGCCGCGCCCCGGAGCCAAACCCGGCGAAGAAGCCGTCACGGCACAACAGATCATCGACGGCCTCAAGACTCTCGTCGACCGCGCTCACGCCAGGCAGATCAAGGTCATCGGAGCCACACTCACGCCCTTTGAAGGTGCGCCTTACTTCACTGGTCCCGAAGGCGAGAACGATCGACAGGCCATCAACACCTGGATTCGCACCAGCGGCACCTTCGACGGAGTGATCGACTTCGACAAAACCGTCCGCGATCCTGCCGCGCCAACGAAATTTCTGAAGAAGGCCGACAGCGGCGACCACCTGCATCCCGGTGATCTGGGCTACCAGAGGATGGCTGACGGGATCGACCTGAAGTTATTTACGAAGTAG
- a CDS encoding type I phosphomannose isomerase catalytic subunit, translating to MPSLIPFRLKPAFVARIWGRTQLAPWYTEQPTEKIGEAWLTGEQCVVEGGPLAGKTLRDVATEFPDALLGESKALGEFPLLLKILFPDDKLSVQVHPNDEQAAKRKSQGKTECWYVLNAEPGAAVALGFKDPKVPVEAVREAIEKGHLEDLLHFEPVSVGDLVYVDANTVHAIWPGATLLEIQQTSDITYRLYDYGRPRELHLEEGLAVMNSQTSAGKRLPVKKDGFTRLVEERYFSVDRMELPAGSTLDVTLAGKPQCLVLLSGEASIATGNDDLALAKAEAVVVPAATERAVLRAGSDCVVVRSTV from the coding sequence ATGCCTTCTCTGATTCCATTCCGCCTGAAGCCAGCGTTCGTGGCCCGCATCTGGGGCCGCACTCAACTTGCACCGTGGTACACGGAGCAGCCTACGGAAAAGATTGGCGAAGCCTGGCTGACAGGTGAGCAGTGCGTGGTGGAAGGCGGGCCGCTTGCCGGGAAAACGCTGCGTGACGTGGCGACGGAGTTTCCGGATGCGTTGCTGGGGGAGAGCAAGGCACTTGGAGAGTTTCCGCTGCTGCTGAAGATCCTGTTCCCGGACGATAAGCTTTCGGTGCAGGTGCATCCGAACGATGAGCAGGCGGCAAAGCGCAAAAGCCAGGGCAAGACCGAGTGCTGGTATGTGCTGAATGCTGAGCCGGGAGCGGCCGTTGCGCTTGGGTTCAAAGACCCCAAGGTTCCGGTGGAAGCGGTTCGCGAGGCTATCGAGAAGGGCCACCTGGAAGACCTGCTGCACTTTGAGCCGGTATCGGTGGGCGATCTGGTGTATGTGGATGCGAATACGGTGCACGCCATCTGGCCGGGAGCGACGCTGCTGGAGATTCAGCAGACATCGGACATTACGTATCGCCTGTATGACTATGGGCGTCCGCGGGAGCTGCACCTGGAAGAGGGGCTGGCGGTGATGAATAGCCAGACCTCCGCCGGAAAGCGCCTGCCGGTGAAGAAGGACGGTTTTACGCGCCTGGTGGAAGAACGCTACTTCAGTGTGGACCGGATGGAGCTGCCGGCGGGTTCGACGTTGGATGTGACGCTGGCGGGTAAGCCGCAGTGCCTGGTGCTGCTGTCAGGAGAGGCGTCTATCGCCACGGGAAACGATGATCTGGCGCTTGCCAAGGCTGAGGCCGTGGTGGTTCCGGCGGCGACGGAGAGGGCTGTGCTGCGTGCCGGGAGCGACTGCGTGGTGGTGCGTTCGACGGTTTAG
- the cas5c gene encoding type I-C CRISPR-associated protein Cas5c: protein MHSIDFFVRIQGTLACFTRPEFSTERVSYDLITPSAARGVLEAVLWKPAIRWEVRQIALLKPVSYARFKRNEVNTRLSTQNALAEARGSKPMPDFFADEDRAQRNTVALRNVDYGIVTRFHMTPRAGAADNVRKFEEMFERRLQKGQQHYQPCLGCREFPAFVEPWDGTGALENESRMLGWMLHDIAFGTLRGKEIANQPRFFPAELRRGIVDVPAWEDATPANPEALRV from the coding sequence ATGCACTCGATCGATTTCTTTGTGCGGATACAGGGCACACTTGCGTGTTTTACTCGGCCGGAGTTCTCCACAGAACGCGTCAGCTATGACCTCATCACGCCGTCGGCCGCGCGTGGCGTTCTCGAAGCCGTCCTCTGGAAGCCCGCCATCCGCTGGGAGGTCCGGCAGATCGCTCTGCTCAAGCCCGTGTCCTACGCACGCTTCAAACGTAACGAAGTCAACACGCGGCTCTCGACGCAGAACGCTCTTGCCGAAGCCCGCGGCAGCAAGCCCATGCCCGACTTCTTCGCCGACGAAGACCGCGCACAGCGCAACACCGTCGCCCTGCGCAATGTGGACTACGGCATTGTGACACGCTTCCACATGACGCCACGCGCTGGCGCCGCCGATAACGTGCGCAAGTTTGAAGAGATGTTCGAGCGGCGTTTGCAAAAGGGCCAGCAGCACTATCAGCCCTGCCTCGGCTGCCGCGAGTTTCCCGCCTTCGTCGAACCTTGGGATGGCACAGGCGCCCTTGAGAACGAGTCTCGGATGCTGGGCTGGATGTTGCATGACATCGCCTTCGGAACGCTTCGCGGCAAGGAGATTGCCAACCAACCGCGCTTCTTTCCGGCGGAGCTGCGGCGCGGAATCGTCGATGTGCCCGCATGGGAAGACGCCACGCCCGCGAACCCTGAGGCTCTGCGCGTATGA
- a CDS encoding carboxypeptidase-like regulatory domain-containing protein, which yields MTSPAAYGQASSSSDAAGKVTDATGAAVPGATIHLINNGTGAERTATSNNEGDWSIPNIPPANYKIRVEKQGFKAAQIQALDVEIGKTANGSVTLSVGEVTDTVEVSTLPPQLQTQEATVGQVIDQKQINDLPLNGRNVLQLATLAPGVSPPQSGQTGTPAQTGTQTSSRQLYISVDGGRASSTNYVLDGTYVRSIRFNNMSIMPNTDAIQEFNLLRSTFSTEYGQGQAVVSMVTKSGTNSIHGSGYEFARNAMFDARNYFTTYASNPVKPNFSRHQYGGTVGFPILKDKLFLFGGYEGLKLTRDNPVFAVFPTQAELAGDGTGTTLTNAGQINVLFGTRCTRSTNVCTSGQLDENGNRIAPPPNFASTINPADAQAGRVLAATYPVLTSDAFVAGYNNNNYAIPNAKFTEDYKSYTLRGDWIISQKNSVFGRYINFDSSQITPQVTGSSTSNPLLGRNAVLGNTYLISSNIVNEVRLGWNEFYNITLGVLQDPSKNWAALSGLKNVTALTSTRQNGRAGFTIAGYANVADGSGDQGGHENILSVGDSLSIVHGKHTWKTGFQYQNRRLWQIADNNSRGGATFDNCSGSNCPVGQKQYTDPGSGYQVYYNKFQNYARGMCTSACNGNAGTTLGHYRDNTYGAFFNDTWQVGHGLTLTLGMRWEYNSPFVEQNGLEGTLDPTTQKVTFSKVPTGIPTSYLGVYEVNKTYRPGIIEPNYKGFMPRVGLAWEARSGTVIRAGFGIYLDNLNTNELQFTRYAAPLYFQQAFNNTPVSQLWPDPTQAVGVSQVPSPFSILPKNSRPYTEEYNLSLQQDLGKGLVLEMAYTGSQTHKSWKRYDQNQCTQFPFVAPSYAATGCTVPAGSLNIYRPYQAFGQGVLTSSTRGDANFHGGSVKIEKRAKGGLFYLGSYQWSKNIDNFSGEAGANDSSFATDMRFDRSYSNFDNRHKAVISGGYELPFGKGKKWAQTGVANQIAGGWSLQPAVQLRSGYPFNVSRTGCNFAANIGCRAFLVAGKKVSDAYLANPSPFRWFDDSVFTNNYTGIYSRNTGDNPSVQGWVTRNVLRGPGTANVDLSAIKNFQIYERLRAQFRAEAYNILNRAIFSNPAAGINAANLGRVTSTSMDNRSIQLAIKVLW from the coding sequence GTGACGTCACCGGCCGCTTACGGACAGGCAAGCTCCAGCTCAGATGCCGCGGGCAAGGTTACGGATGCGACAGGCGCAGCGGTTCCGGGCGCGACGATTCACCTGATCAACAACGGCACGGGCGCGGAACGTACCGCGACCAGCAATAACGAAGGCGACTGGTCGATTCCGAATATTCCGCCAGCCAACTACAAGATCCGCGTTGAGAAGCAGGGCTTCAAGGCGGCGCAGATTCAGGCGCTGGACGTTGAAATCGGCAAGACGGCGAACGGTTCGGTCACGCTGAGCGTTGGTGAAGTCACCGACACGGTCGAAGTCAGCACGCTGCCTCCGCAGCTGCAGACGCAGGAAGCGACCGTTGGCCAGGTTATCGACCAGAAGCAGATCAACGACCTGCCGCTGAACGGACGCAACGTGCTCCAGCTAGCTACGCTGGCTCCGGGCGTTTCTCCGCCGCAGAGCGGCCAGACAGGAACCCCGGCACAGACCGGTACCCAGACGAGCAGCCGCCAGCTTTACATTTCGGTGGACGGCGGTCGCGCTTCATCGACCAACTACGTGCTGGACGGCACCTATGTGCGTTCGATCCGCTTTAACAACATGTCGATCATGCCGAACACGGACGCGATTCAGGAGTTCAACCTGCTGCGTTCGACCTTCTCGACCGAGTACGGCCAGGGACAGGCAGTTGTATCGATGGTGACCAAGTCGGGTACAAACAGCATTCATGGATCGGGATATGAATTTGCCCGCAATGCTATGTTTGATGCGCGCAACTACTTCACCACGTATGCCAGCAACCCGGTGAAGCCGAACTTCTCCCGCCATCAGTATGGCGGCACAGTAGGTTTTCCGATCCTGAAGGACAAGCTGTTCCTGTTCGGTGGCTACGAAGGTTTGAAGCTGACGCGTGATAACCCGGTGTTTGCTGTTTTCCCAACGCAGGCGGAACTTGCCGGTGATGGAACAGGCACGACTCTAACAAACGCTGGCCAAATCAACGTTCTTTTTGGGACCAGATGCACGCGGAGTACCAATGTCTGCACGAGTGGTCAGCTGGATGAGAACGGCAACAGGATTGCGCCTCCGCCGAATTTTGCATCCACTATCAATCCGGCAGATGCACAGGCAGGCCGGGTGTTGGCTGCCACCTATCCCGTGCTGACGAGCGATGCCTTTGTGGCGGGATATAACAACAACAACTACGCCATTCCAAATGCGAAATTCACGGAAGATTACAAGAGCTACACGCTGCGCGGCGATTGGATCATTTCGCAGAAGAACTCTGTCTTCGGGCGTTACATTAACTTTGATTCCTCGCAGATTACGCCTCAGGTAACCGGCAGCAGCACCTCAAATCCGCTGCTGGGCCGTAATGCGGTGCTGGGAAACACGTACCTGATCTCGTCGAATATTGTTAACGAAGTGCGTCTCGGTTGGAATGAGTTCTACAACATCACGCTCGGCGTCCTGCAAGACCCGTCGAAAAACTGGGCTGCTCTTTCGGGCTTGAAGAATGTTACGGCGCTGACCAGTACGCGTCAGAACGGTCGCGCCGGATTTACGATCGCGGGTTACGCCAACGTAGCTGACGGTTCGGGTGACCAGGGTGGTCATGAGAACATTCTCAGCGTGGGTGACTCGCTCTCGATCGTGCATGGGAAGCACACCTGGAAGACAGGGTTCCAGTACCAGAACCGCCGGCTGTGGCAGATTGCCGATAACAATTCCCGCGGCGGAGCCACGTTTGACAACTGCTCGGGGAGCAACTGTCCTGTGGGGCAGAAGCAGTATACCGATCCAGGTTCTGGTTACCAGGTTTACTACAACAAATTCCAGAACTACGCGCGCGGTATGTGCACCTCGGCCTGCAACGGAAACGCCGGCACAACTCTCGGTCACTATCGTGATAACACCTATGGTGCGTTCTTCAACGACACCTGGCAGGTCGGCCATGGCCTGACCCTCACCCTGGGTATGCGCTGGGAGTATAACTCTCCGTTTGTTGAGCAGAATGGGCTGGAAGGCACGCTCGATCCAACAACACAGAAGGTTACCTTCAGCAAAGTCCCGACGGGTATTCCGACGTCTTACCTAGGCGTCTATGAGGTGAATAAAACCTACCGTCCTGGCATTATCGAGCCGAACTATAAGGGTTTCATGCCTCGTGTGGGTCTTGCCTGGGAAGCACGTTCGGGAACGGTCATCCGCGCTGGCTTCGGTATCTACCTGGATAACCTGAACACGAACGAGCTGCAGTTTACTCGTTACGCCGCTCCGCTTTACTTCCAGCAAGCATTCAACAATACCCCTGTCAGTCAGCTTTGGCCCGATCCAACGCAAGCTGTTGGTGTATCGCAGGTGCCTTCGCCGTTCTCGATTCTTCCGAAGAACAGCCGTCCTTACACGGAAGAGTACAACCTGAGCCTGCAGCAAGACCTGGGCAAGGGACTGGTACTGGAAATGGCCTATACGGGCAGCCAGACACACAAGTCCTGGAAGCGCTATGACCAGAACCAGTGCACACAGTTTCCATTTGTGGCACCGTCGTACGCCGCGACAGGATGCACTGTTCCCGCTGGCTCTCTGAATATCTACCGGCCATATCAAGCGTTTGGCCAGGGTGTTCTGACCAGCAGCACCCGGGGCGACGCAAACTTCCACGGCGGATCGGTGAAGATCGAGAAGCGTGCTAAGGGTGGTCTGTTCTACCTGGGCAGCTATCAGTGGTCGAAGAACATTGATAACTTCTCGGGTGAGGCCGGTGCGAACGACTCATCCTTTGCTACCGACATGCGGTTCGACCGCTCGTACTCGAACTTCGATAACCGCCATAAGGCAGTTATCTCGGGTGGTTACGAGTTGCCGTTCGGCAAGGGTAAGAAGTGGGCTCAGACTGGCGTAGCGAACCAAATTGCAGGCGGCTGGTCATTGCAGCCGGCAGTACAGCTTCGCTCGGGTTACCCGTTCAACGTTTCCCGTACGGGTTGCAACTTCGCCGCCAACATCGGATGCCGCGCCTTCCTGGTTGCTGGGAAGAAGGTTTCGGATGCCTATCTTGCGAATCCTTCGCCCTTCCGCTGGTTTGACGATTCCGTGTTCACGAACAACTACACGGGTATCTACAGCCGCAATACGGGCGATAATCCTTCAGTTCAGGGCTGGGTCACTCGTAACGTGCTTCGCGGACCTGGTACTGCCAACGTGGATCTCTCGGCGATCAAGAACTTCCAGATCTACGAGCGGTTACGTGCACAGTTCCGTGCCGAGGCTTACAACATCCTGAACCGGGCGATCTTCTCCAACCCGGCGGCTGGTATCAACGCTGCTAACCTGGGCCGCGTGACGTCAACCTCGATGGATAACCGCAGCATCCAGTTGGCGATCAAGGTGCTCTGGTAG
- a CDS encoding TetR/AcrR family transcriptional regulator: protein MTVAVERPNKHELRTRETRELLLSAAKTIFARDGYEAADLSEIAALAGRTKGAIYAHFKSKEDIFMALWEEQTLRRRAQMIEHLSKTTGVQENLEAMRQITLSMVEDKEWALLSLEFKLYAIRHPEARARLLRYLHEVNPPTQERRIAALLGDLPKGKEGVSRAAAVQVLATVLSGLSLETAFDATLLDAKTVREMTSRLFDALLPATGAELLRK, encoded by the coding sequence ATGACGGTTGCTGTAGAAAGACCGAACAAGCATGAGCTTCGCACGCGTGAGACGCGCGAGCTGCTGTTGAGTGCCGCGAAGACGATCTTTGCGCGCGATGGATATGAGGCGGCGGACCTGTCAGAGATTGCCGCTCTGGCCGGTCGTACGAAAGGCGCGATCTATGCCCACTTCAAGAGCAAGGAAGACATCTTCATGGCTCTGTGGGAGGAACAGACGTTGCGGCGCCGTGCGCAGATGATCGAACACCTGTCGAAGACGACAGGTGTCCAGGAGAACCTGGAGGCAATGCGGCAGATTACGCTGAGCATGGTGGAAGACAAGGAATGGGCCCTGCTTTCGCTGGAGTTCAAGCTGTATGCCATTCGGCATCCTGAGGCGAGAGCGCGGCTTTTGCGCTATCTCCATGAGGTGAATCCGCCGACGCAGGAGAGGCGCATTGCCGCGCTTCTGGGCGATTTGCCGAAAGGCAAGGAGGGGGTAAGCCGCGCCGCCGCTGTCCAGGTGCTGGCGACGGTGCTCTCGGGGCTTTCACTGGAGACAGCCTTCGATGCTACGCTGCTGGACGCAAAGACGGTGAGAGAGATGACGAGCCGCCTCTTTGATGCGCTGCTGCCTGCAACGGGAGCGGAACTACTTCGTAAATAA